ACTGTTATATTTTGTACTGTGTTAGACCCCATAAATATCTCGCTTCTTCCAAGTTTTATAAGATAGTTTATAATGAAAGTTTAATTGCCATAGGACTATAAAAAATAAAAACAAACTCTTTTTAATAATTTAAAGGAGTAAAATAAAATTTAGATAAAATAGATATAACATTCATTCTTTAATTATTTTGATAAAATCAACTTTATCAAAATCAGAGTCGAAAGTGGCTAACTTATCGATATCATAATATTTGCAAGTGGCTACAATAATGGCATCATTTGTTAATAGATTATATTTTCTCCCGATTTCTGATGATAATTTTAAAACATCCCAATTAGTATCTAATATTTTTAAATAGCCTCTATTAATCATTTTATCAATATTTTCTTTAACTTCATCATATACCCAAGAATATTTGTTTAAATTCTTTTTTAAGTCATAAACTCCTTTAATACCATCTTCTAATGCAATATGAAAAGTAACCTTAAACATAGTTTCAGAAAAGACTATTGGATTTATGCATAGGATATAATCTTCATTTATCAATTTAGATAATAACTTATGAGCTTTTACATCTCCAACGAATAAACCAACCATGACTGAAGAATCAATAAAAATATTAGAGAGATTCATAGTATGCCTCTTTTAATTTTTTATAATCGATATTTTTACACTTTTTTATTATTAGAGATTTTAAAAACTCTTCTACATCATCATTAACAATTTTAATTTTTAATCTCTTTTTGTCTTTTATATTCAATGGCTTCAATGGTTTTAAAACTCCATCTTCATAAATAACTTCTATAATTTTTGACATCTAATCACCTAATGAATAATCTTAAATTAATTATCTTTCAAGTTCTATAAATTTGCTACTAATTACTTGGTGTCCAAAAATTTTTAACCGAAGTTAGAGATTTGGATTAAAAGATAACTTTATTGAGAAAAAAGAGATTACCTCAAAATCATCCCCTTTGGGGTCTGATTTTATATAGGTGAAAAAAATGAAGAGGGTGCCTGAGAGACCATGGTCGCCATCCCCTTAGGGGTCTGATTTTATACACAAGATTTATCAAACTACTGTACATGGAAATGCAATAACGGATTTCCATCCCCTTCGGGGTCTGATTTTAAGAAAAGAGAAAATTGTCTGAATATCCAGACACGACTTAAATAAATTTCCATCCTCTTTGAGGTCTGATTATTATTTTAATAATACAATTTATAGTATATAAACTTTATCGATTAAATAATTTAAATTACTAAATTCTATATCAATAAATATACTAACCTCTATCACGGTTTATCACAACAATGCAGAGATTATGAATATTTGGAATTATAAGCAATCAAATCCATCAGGTCCGTATGTATGCCACTTCCATTTATCACGCCAAAGCCGTTCATTTTCATCTTTTGTCAAAGTTGAATCTTCTTCTGCCTTTTCATCTATTAAATCACTATCTACTTTCTCCTT
The DNA window shown above is from Methanocaldococcus sp. and carries:
- a CDS encoding type II toxin-antitoxin system VapC family toxin encodes the protein MNLSNIFIDSSVMVGLFVGDVKAHKLLSKLINEDYILCINPIVFSETMFKVTFHIALEDGIKGVYDLKKNLNKYSWVYDEVKENIDKMINRGYLKILDTNWDVLKLSSEIGRKYNLLTNDAIIVATCKYYDIDKLATFDSDFDKVDFIKIIKE
- a CDS encoding antitoxin family protein, whose translation is MSKIIEVIYEDGVLKPLKPLNIKDKKRLKIKIVNDDVEEFLKSLIIKKCKNIDYKKLKEAYYESL